One region of Terriglobia bacterium genomic DNA includes:
- a CDS encoding cytidylate kinase-like family protein translates to MIRIITIEREYGSGAAQIAAKLASRLGWKLWDQQLTQEIARHAHCEQSAVAQREERRDPLYQRLLKSFALGSSEGYRGGPPVEMLDSDSIFKISQRVVEQAAGAGNCVIVGRGSQHFLQHRKDALRIFLYAPTADKVRRLVSEGNTQAKAEALVDTVDRERAAFIRNYFHTEWPNRPVYHAMINTAMGEDAVVEAILSFLNQHAQPRTLADHAIHLKV, encoded by the coding sequence GTGATTCGAATCATAACCATCGAGCGCGAATATGGTTCTGGCGCGGCGCAAATTGCGGCGAAACTGGCTTCCCGCCTGGGCTGGAAGCTGTGGGACCAGCAGCTTACACAAGAGATTGCCCGGCATGCGCACTGCGAACAATCCGCGGTGGCGCAACGCGAAGAACGCCGGGACCCGCTTTACCAGCGCTTGCTCAAATCATTTGCGCTGGGAAGTTCAGAAGGCTATCGCGGCGGCCCGCCAGTGGAGATGCTGGATTCAGACAGCATCTTTAAGATTTCTCAGCGAGTAGTTGAGCAAGCCGCGGGCGCGGGAAATTGCGTGATCGTGGGCCGGGGTTCACAGCACTTTCTGCAACACCGCAAAGACGCCCTGCGCATCTTTCTGTACGCTCCCACGGCTGACAAGGTGCGACGGCTGGTGTCTGAGGGCAACACACAGGCAAAGGCTGAGGCGCTGGTGGATACGGTTGACCGAGAGCGCGCGGCGTTCATCAGAAATTATTTCCACACAGAGTGGCCAAACCGCCCCGTATATCACGCCATGATCAATACTGCCATGGGCGAAGACGCCGTGGTGGAAGCGATCTTGAGTTTTCTGAACCAACACGCCCAGCCAAGAACTCTCGCAGACCACGCGATCCATCTAAAAGTTTAA